From a region of the Pectobacterium aquaticum genome:
- a CDS encoding ISAs1 family transposase, with translation MQLDAFSEFFSELHDPRQSAKISYPLFDILFLTVCAVIGGCEGWEDIEDFGQAHSRWFQDKGLFPNGLPVHDTIARVMSSLAPEQFQACFLKWMQAVNSRAKGELIAIDGKVLRSSYNRDDRQSTIHMVSAFASANSMVLGQVKTDEKSNEIKAIPELLALLDMTGCLISIDAMGCQTEIAAQIVDKGGDYLLAVKGNQETLHRAVRKSLAPLIREGSHQAKIEQSRGRTELREYHVMPAGDMVKQFSSWKGLSTLGVAIGYRRDSKGNESLEYRYYISSAALTEEQLAKAVRGHWGIENQLHWVLDVTMKEDACSIYRGEAAQILATVRHMALNMLRAEKGKTASIRRKQKIAAMNSDYLEQVIVAGITAASEK, from the coding sequence ATGCAGCTCGATGCCTTTTCTGAGTTCTTTTCCGAACTTCACGACCCGCGCCAATCCGCGAAAATATCCTATCCACTCTTCGACATTCTGTTCCTGACAGTTTGCGCTGTCATCGGTGGCTGCGAGGGCTGGGAAGATATTGAAGATTTCGGGCAAGCGCATAGTCGCTGGTTCCAGGATAAAGGATTGTTTCCAAATGGCTTACCCGTTCACGATACCATTGCTAGAGTGATGTCCAGCCTAGCTCCCGAGCAGTTTCAGGCCTGCTTCCTCAAGTGGATGCAAGCAGTCAACTCTCGTGCCAAGGGGGAGCTGATCGCCATTGATGGCAAGGTTCTGCGTAGTTCCTATAACCGGGACGACCGACAATCGACCATCCATATGGTCAGTGCATTTGCCAGCGCCAACAGCATGGTGCTCGGGCAAGTAAAAACAGACGAAAAATCCAATGAAATTAAAGCGATCCCTGAATTGCTGGCATTGCTCGATATGACGGGTTGCCTGATTTCGATTGATGCGATGGGTTGCCAGACTGAGATTGCCGCCCAGATTGTGGACAAGGGTGGCGACTATCTGTTGGCCGTCAAAGGCAATCAAGAAACCCTGCATCGCGCCGTTCGCAAGTCCCTTGCCCCTCTGATACGGGAAGGCAGTCATCAAGCCAAGATCGAACAATCACGAGGCCGGACAGAGCTCCGAGAATACCATGTGATGCCAGCAGGCGACATGGTAAAACAATTTTCTAGCTGGAAGGGCTTGAGCACGCTGGGCGTGGCGATTGGCTACCGCCGTGATAGCAAGGGCAACGAATCACTGGAATATCGCTATTACATCAGTTCAGCTGCGTTGACCGAAGAACAATTGGCCAAAGCCGTGCGCGGTCATTGGGGAATAGAAAATCAACTGCACTGGGTACTGGACGTCACGATGAAAGAAGATGCGTGCTCTATCTATCGTGGAGAAGCGGCTCAGATATTGGCAACAGTGAGGCATATGGCGCTGAATATGCTGCGAGCGGAGAAAGGCAAAACAGCCAGCATCAGACGCAAA